The Ficedula albicollis isolate OC2 chromosome 1, FicAlb1.5, whole genome shotgun sequence nucleotide sequence TGAAGGGCTTCTGTCCCACAGGGGGTGATGAGTGACTGGCTGCCCCTTAAAGACATTGCTGGGACATCCAGAGTAAACTGATTTGAAACCAGCTTCAGGATGAGGAGTTAAGGAATTCACAGAACCAGAGggtcatggaatcacagaaggtttggcttggaaaggatcttaaagatcatctcgttCTAACACCCCTGCTTTGCACCAtccctgtccagcctgaacatttccagggatgcacagagcagcGGGTTTccaaaaaattatatttgcagaCATCATCCACATCCCTTTGAAGCTCCTCTTTGAGCTGCCCAGATTACTCCTGAGCAGACTGCAAGTGACTTGGCCACAGTTTGGAATTAACACATCCATGGAGCTGAGTGTGTCCTGAGCCTTGATTCACTGAGAGAAAGGCCCAGtgaaagccaggctggggacCAAGATAAATTGCAAACCAAATGAAAACTAAATTGGaaccaaatgtattttttcacgGGGACTGTGGTGAGGCTCAGGAAACCTTCTCCTGGTGTCTGCAGGGGAAGGTGAGGAGCCTCTGAAACATCTTGGTTTGGTGGCTTCTGAGTGGCTGGGAGaaccagaaaaacaacaactacaaaaaaaaaaaatctatgggATGGGAGGTGAATTCTTTTGAGATTTGTTAAATAATTACTTCATCTAACAATTTCTTCTAATCTTCAGGAAGAGCAGCCTAGGAGAAGTTACCAAGACCATGGAGACACAACCAAAAGGGTTGGCTCTGGGATTTGTCACGCTCCAAGGGGTTTTGTCCCCTGTGAAGCCCTGCCATGACCACAGGGCTGTCTCTGCACCTGGGTTTTGCCAGAACTGGTGGCACCAGCCCCCTGGACATCTTGACTCAGGAGTGGAGATTGAATTCATTGAATTAGATGGAGATCAAGATTCACAGAGGAGTGGACAGCTGTACCTGGagcttaaaatatttccatggcATTCAACAATCCAGTTCCTACCCCCAACACCTATCTTTGTACATACCAGAGGAGACAGCAGAGAAGTGCTTGTAGTAGAAATAAACTCATTTACTATCAGAAATCTGAGGTGTTTGcatgttacaaaaataaaaatgtacagtCACCGTCATAAaactcaccttttttttttctctctctagtATAAGTTAGTGCttttacaaacagaaacaaacaaaaaagtctaGGGCTAGATTTCCAGCTGCCACCTCTGCAACTGCTCTGCATCTGGCCAGTGGGATCCCCTGGGGATAAGGATCAGAGAGGGACACCCTGATGGCACTGGCAGTGCTCGAAGCCAGCTCAGAGGGAGGTGGGATTTCCAAGCAGGACCTCAGGAGGAAAccttgggtgttttttgttgaATTATTCAGAGCACGTAACGTGTCCACGCTGCTTTTGGCAAGTGTGGGAGGCTGGGCAAGGCCTGGCCTGCAGTGATGTTTGTACCAGGTCAGTGCCCTGGCTGAATTCATTCCTCCAGGTATTTGTCTCACCCCAGTGACTGTGCCATGACCCTCACCACAAAGCCAAGCTCCCTCCACAAGAACAAAGGAATAAAGGTGCTGCCATGGTGCAAGTCTGGTCTTAACCCAATCCTATCCTAAACACACCCGAGGCTGGGATGAACCACCCTACACATGCCCTGTCTGCCTTTGCCTCCTGTGGTTGTGACACTGTtggctgggacaggagccccCCTCTGGGGGTGGGAGCACAGGAACCTCCCAGTGAGCCCCGAATGGTCCCAGTCACCCGGGACTGAACACAACTGGTGACATGGCAACGTGGCTTTGTCCCCACCAAACCACTTCACAAGAAGCAAGGATGGGAGAAACTAAGGAGTGGTCTGAGGTCGTGGCCTAAGTCAACATCAAATGTGTTTGCCTAGTCCTGAAATTGAGTTTTTACAAAATGTGACTGGTTCAGTGCTGCAGCCCgagcagttttcatttttggGGAGAGGGATCAGCATCCTCCTGACAGGGAAATCATGGACgtgggctctgggctctccaaCCCAACAATTACAGGGAAAAACACCAAGAGCCCCTTCTGGTGAAATGCTCTGTGGACATTTTTTACAAATCCAGGCAGAATGGGGTTGAGCTCAGCACCActtgcagctcctcagctcaggGTTTAGTGCTGGCAACTTCTGTCACCTGTgagggacagcagtggggaCGTGGCAGCGCTCAGCCAAGGGATGCAGGCTGGTctttgctgctgggctggaaacATGAGTCACCAGGAAGGGGGTTAAAAACAAGACATGAACAGCTCACCTTAAATTTTAATGAGCTGGAGATGATTACTTaagccagcagctggaagctgtAGGTTCCTAAAAGCTTTTAAAGGGTGACTGTTGCTGTTGGGAAGCACTCTAATGGGTTTTTTGGAAGATGCTGGCCCCACTGGAGAAACCTACAGGTACCAGTAAACTCCAGTGGGCTGCTACCAGTGCACTCCAGTGGGATGGAATGCCCTTCAGCACCCTGGTTAATGGGAAGCCAGGCCTTGGACAGgaatcccatccctgctctgccaggtgGAAGCTGGGAGAGCATTTCttcagggacacagggctgtgggagACCCTCTTGTGTCCTTGACATTTGCACCAAGCTGTTCAGCAGAACTGTAGCTGGCTCTCCTCATCCACCCAAAGCCTTTCCTTGGCTTTTCTCTTGCCAAGGCACAGAGAAACTCTGGCTCCCCCCGTGCCAGGCAACGTGCAGATGGAATTCTTTAGGGGGACCTTTTGGtgtttttgctttggaaaatgatTCGAGGCACTCAGGGCacgatttttttccccagatttggTCACCCCATCCTGATGAGAGGGGCAGGCTGGGATGCAGAGCCAGAGATCAGGGTTCACATGTGCAACCACAGCTGCATCTTCCCgaaaaaaccacagcaaaacagGCGGAGGAGCGTGTTTGACACAGACCAGGCTGGAGCGGGTGCAAGCCCAGGCACCCCAAACACCCAAAGCCTCGGGCCCAGAGCACCCTGTCCTCCCTCCACACCCAGGAGAAACCCTTCCGTGGAGCACGCTAGGATTTCAGCTCCTTGGAGAGCGTGTCCGTGTCACTGCTGGCTCCCAGGTGACTGTTGGGCACGATGCCCAGCGCCACCTCGTTCTGAGCCTTCCCCGGCATTTTGTTGCCCGCAAACTTCATGAATCGTTGCCCTGCTAAGAAATAGAGAATGGGATCCAAGCAGCTGTTGGTGCTGGCCAGGGGACGAGTCACCTTGTAGGCCAGATTGATGGCATTGAGGGTCTGGCAGCTGAGGTCCCAGCTCCGGAAGGAGTAGTACAAGGTCCGAGTGACGTGGAAGGGCAGGAAGCACACGATGAAGACCACCAGGACGATGATGATCATCTTCACCGACTTCTTCTTGGAGCGGGACAGGCGGGAGATGCCCCGCGTGGGCTGCAGCAGCCGCCGGGCCATCAGGCAGTAGCAGACGATGATGACGAGGAAGGGGATGCAgaagagcagcaccagcatcaCCGAGCTGTAGACGACGAACTGGCCGAAGAGCTCCTTGCTGGAGGTGTCGTGGCAGGTGACGGCGTCGCCCTTGGCGCTGGTGGTGACGAAGAAGAGCACGGGGCACTGGCAGAGCACGGTCACCGCCCACACGGCCAGCGAGACGCGGCGCGCGCGGCGCACGTGGCCCCAGCGCAGCGACTGCAGCGGGAAGCAGATGCCCAGGAAGCGATGGATGCTGATGCACAGCAGGAAGAGGATGCTGCAGTAGAGGTTGGTGTAGAAGAGGAAGCGGACGATCTTGCACAGCCCCACGCTGAAGGGCCAGTTGTCCCCCATGGCGTAGTAGTACaccagcaggggcagggacaccacgTAGAGCGTGTCGGAGATGGCCAGGTTGAACATGTAGGTGGTGGAGGCGTTCCAGGTCTTGATCCTGAAGATGAAGGCGTAGAGGGCCAGCAGGTTGAGGAAGAGCCCCACCACGCAGACGATGCCGTAGGAGACGGGCAGCAGGACGTATTTGAAGTCCTCGTCGAACACGCACTTGTAGGGGTTGTCATCTGCGTCACCGGGGTGCGAGGAGCTGTTGATGATCCTGGTCCAGGATGGAGGAGTTGTGAGGTTCTCCATCACCCTGGGGGGAAAGCAAAGAGGCTGTAAGGACAGGCAGGCAATGGCTCAAGAGGGCGGCGCATCACCGACCACAGACTCCTGGCCTCGTGGTGTTGGGGACACAACAGTAGGCCCCGGCACGGAGGAAATATGGTCAGGTGCATGAGGCGAGTTTCATTTAACCTCATTTTGCATCTGGAGCCCAGGAGGAAGAACTGAGCTGCTTTGAAGTCACCAGCAAACCACAGGCCACATGTGGGAGTCCACCTCAGACCTCCTGCAGCCCAGTTCATTGTCCCAAACCACCCTTCCCACCAGGTTCACACAGAAATTTCATCTCCTGcatcacagaacagaaaagatgCTCCATTCTGTGTTTCACCAGCCACGAGAAGCAACTCAGCTGAGcaaaaatgagtaaaaatgGGTCCTGCTAAATCCCAGGCAGAAAGGATTAAAAAGTGGAATTTCAGCAAGAATCCTCGTGACTAGTCCCCATTTCAGAGGTCTTCAGCTCCTTCTGGCAGGGCAAACCTCGCCATACCTGCAGGTCTGTAATCAAACCTTGTCAAAAGGAGGATGTTCACCACCACAGGGGTTCTGCTTGGCTTGG carries:
- the P2RY2 gene encoding P2Y purinoceptor 2; the encoded protein is MENLTTPPSWTRIINSSSHPGDADDNPYKCVFDEDFKYVLLPVSYGIVCVVGLFLNLLALYAFIFRIKTWNASTTYMFNLAISDTLYVVSLPLLVYYYAMGDNWPFSVGLCKIVRFLFYTNLYCSILFLLCISIHRFLGICFPLQSLRWGHVRRARRVSLAVWAVTVLCQCPVLFFVTTSAKGDAVTCHDTSSKELFGQFVVYSSVMLVLLFCIPFLVIIVCYCLMARRLLQPTRGISRLSRSKKKSVKMIIIVLVVFIVCFLPFHVTRTLYYSFRSWDLSCQTLNAINLAYKVTRPLASTNSCLDPILYFLAGQRFMKFAGNKMPGKAQNEVALGIVPNSHLGASSDTDTLSKELKS